A genomic segment from Scomber japonicus isolate fScoJap1 chromosome 11, fScoJap1.pri, whole genome shotgun sequence encodes:
- the ing1 gene encoding inhibitor of growth protein 1: MLNPTNGDPGHVVVNYVEEYLDLVESLPFDLQRSVSLMKEIDAKYQDVLKELDDAYERYRKESDSLQRRKLQLSIQRALIRSQELGDEKIQIAGQMVELVENRTRQIDWHSELLLSSQELPESHVPIATSMANNSASMMSSSSSSSAAITPGKTGHHDKKRDEVTPGSGGGDKAGGKRSRRQKNGESRESYGGMDTSEDVGVGASREKRAKTSSKKKKRSKGKSEREVSPPDLPIDPDEPTYCLCEQVSYGEMIGCDNDECPIEWFHFSCVGLHHKPKGKWFCPKCRGENEKTMDKALERAKKERAYNR, encoded by the exons ATGTTGAACCCGACCAATGGCGACCCAGGCCACGTTGTCGTCAATTATGTTGAGGAGTATTTGGACCTGGTGGAGTCCCTGCCTTTTGATTTGCAGAGGAGTGTGTCTCTCATGAAGGAAATTGATGCCAAGTATCAAG ATGTTCTGAAGGAGCTCGACGATGCTTATGAGCGGTATCGCAAGGAGTCCGACTCACTTCAGAGGCGCAAGCTTCAGTTATCCATTCAGAGGGCACTGATCCGCAGTCAGGAGCTTGGAGATGAGAAGATTCAGATTGCTGGTCAAATG GTGGAGTTGGTCGAGAATCGAACGCGTCAAATCGATTGGCACTCTgaactcctcctttcctcacaaGAACTCCCAGAGAGCCATGTTCCCATAGCAACATCTATGGCAAACAATTCAGCATCCATGAtgtcgtcgtcgtcgtcatcatcaGCTGCCATAACTCCAGGCAAAACTGGCCACCACGACAAGAAGCGCGATGAGGTCACGCCAGGCTCAGGCGGCGGAGACAAAGCCGGGGGGAAACGCTCAAGACGACAGAAAAATGGGGAAAGCAGGGAAAGTTACGGGGGCATGGATACATCTGAGGATGTTGGAGTAGGGGCTTCTCGGGAAAAGAGGGCCAAAACATCTtctaagaagaagaaaaggtcCAAAGGAAAATCTGAGAGAGAAGTGTCACCTCCAGACCTGCCCATTGATCCAGATGAGCCAACGTACTGTCTGTGCGAGCAGGTGTCCTACGGCGAGATGATTGGCTGTGATAACGACGAATGTCCCATCGAGTGGTTTCATTTCTCCTGTGTCGGCCTTCATCATAAGCCCAAGGGCAAGTGGTTTTGCCCCAAGTGTCGGGGTGAGAATGAGAAGACCATGGACAAGGCCTTGGAGAGGGCTAAGAAGGAGAGAGCATACAACAGGTAG
- the naxd gene encoding ATP-dependent (S)-NAD(P)H-hydrate dehydratase isoform X1, with protein MQANTTRGFLWSDVETRTLLNIWGEQDIQVALDGNFRNSFVYRDVSRRLGAMGFERTPEQCRVRIKSLKRQYLLAKEGNLRNNGQYHKICKFYDTMERILSNRPALDPLELMDGGAGGEEAVDGMEEDGEDGQDAYSESTGECTFPAETEVKLEYPTVPIPIPVKVTVGNNSTPVRPHNSSQSASNLTTTRPKRPRKRRANFPMEKLMEQFLEQSAQAEDSFYRMEEQRLQAEDRRREAEHARELHMLQMLGQMFSSISSTRPSSATTPTTTAPPTRASVFSSASPSCTRGQPGHLKRPSPQTNCFTQQSQLLNPDPQALVFERYNSLGSTSHRGMEDELLSLVKSTVPPLTSKKHKGQDGRIGIIGGCQDYTGAPYFAAISALKAGADLSHVFCTKDAATVIKSYSPELIVHPVLDSPNAVEEIEKWLPRLHGLVVGPGLGREDFLLKTAKDVIEKSKARDIPIVIDADGLWLVTQQPSVIQGYQKGILTPNFMEFTRLYEALHHEQMDNSDHQRSVMQLSVAMGNLTVVLKGEQDLITDGSKVVSCSIEGSGRRCGGQGDLLSGSLGVLAHWAHAASAAGLIRSMNPSMVAGYGACALTRQCNNQAFQQHGRSTTTSDMIQEIGSAFKKLFES; from the exons ACGCGGGGCTTCTTGTGGTCGGACGTGGAGACGAGGACCTTGTTGAACATCTGGGGGGAGCAGGACATCCAGGTAGCGCTGGATGGAAACTTCCGAAACAGCTTCGTGTACCGCGACGTGTCCCGGAGACTGGGGGCGATGGGCTTTGAACGGACGCCGGAACAATGCAGGGTGCGGATCAAAAGCCTCAAGAGACAGTACTTGTTAGCGAAGGAGGGCAATCTGCGGAACAACGGACAGTATCACAAGATCTGTAAGTTTTACGACACCATGGAGAGGATTTTGAGCAACCGGCCCGCTCTTGACCCTCTGGAGTTAATGGACGGCGGCGCCGGAGGAGAGGAGGCCGTGGATGgcatggaggaggatggagaggatggTCAAGACGCATACTCTGAGAGCACAGGGGAGTGTACTTTCCCTGCAGAGACTGAAGTGAAGTTGGAGTACCCAACTGTTCCCATCCCTATCCCGGTTAAAGTGACAGTGGGCAATAACA GTACTCCAGTAAGACCACATAAcagcagccagtcagccagtaacTTGACAACCACGAGACCCAAGCGGCCCAGGAAGCGGCGCGCCAACTTCCCCATGGAGAAGCTGATGGAGCAGTTCCTGGAGCAGAGCGCCCAGGCGGAGGACAGCTTCTACCGGATGGAGGAGCAGCGATTGCAGGCGGAAGACCGTCGTAGAGAGGCCGAACACGCCAGGGAGCTGCACATGCTTCAGATGCTCGGTCAGATGTTCTCCAGCATCTCCTCCACCAGACCCAGCTCTGCAaccacccccactacaactgctCCCCCCACCCGCGCTTCTGTGTTTTCCAGTGCCTCTCCATCATGCACACGTGGCCAGCCCGGTCATCTGAAGCGGCCTTCACCTCAGACAAACTGTTTCACCCAACAGAGTCAGCTATTGAACCCAGATCCCCAGGCATTAG TCTTTGAACGCTACAACAGCTTGGGGTCCACATCACACAGAGGCATGGAAGATGAACTCCTCTCACTGGTAAAGAGCACAGTCCCTCCACTGACATCTAAAAAGCATAAGGGACAAGATGGACGCATCGGGATCATTGGAGGATGCCAAGA CTATACTGGAGCTCCATACTTTGCTGCCATCTCTGCACTGAAAGCG GGGGCTGATTTGTCTCATGTCTTCTGCACCAAAGATGCTGCAACTGTAATCAAATCTTACAGCCCTGAGCTCATAGTTCATCCTGTTCT GGACAGTCCTAATGCAGTGGAAGAGATAGAAAAATGGCTCCCAAGACTGCACGGCCTTGTGGTGGGACCAGGTCTAGGGAGAGAAGACTTCTTATTAAAAACAGCCAAG GACGTGATAGAGAAGTCTAAAGCAAGAGATATTCCTATAGTCATTGATGCA GATGGATTATGGCTTGTTACACAGCAACCATCTGTTATCCAAGGGTACCAAAAGGGCATCCTTACACCTAACTTCATGGAGTTCACCCGACTGTATGAGGCACTG CATCACGAGCAAATGGACAACAGTGATCACCAACGCAGCGTCATGCAGCTCAGTGTAGCTATGGGCAACCTCACTGTGGTGCTAAAAGGAGAACAGGATCTTATTACAGATGGCAGTAAAG TGGTCTCGTGCAGTATTGAGGGCAGTGGGAGAAGATGTGGTGGACAGGGTGACCTTCTGTCTGGATCTTTGGGAGTGCTAGCACACTGGGCTCATGCTGCTTCAGCAGCTGGACTAATAAGAAG TATGAATCCATCAATGGTCGCAGGATACGGGGCCTGTGCTCTCACCAGACAGTGCAACAATCAAGCCTTCCAGCAGCACGGCAGGTCCACTACCACCTCAGACATGATCCAGGAGATTGGCTCAGCCTTCAAGAAGCTCTTTGAAAGCTGA
- the ube2al gene encoding ubiquitin conjugating enzyme E2 A, like, with the protein MSTPARRRLMRDFKRLQEDPPAGVSGAPSENNIMVWNAVIFGPEGTPFEDGTFKLIVEFTEEYPNKPPTVRFVSKMFHPNVYADGSICLDILQNRWSPTYDVSSILTSIQSLLDEPNPNSPANSQAAQLYQENKREYEKRVSAIVEQSWRDS; encoded by the exons ATGTCAACCCCGGCTAGAAGGAGACTTATGAGAGATTTTAAACG GCTACAAGAGGATCCCCCTGCTGGTGTCAGTGGTGCCCCGTCTGAAAACAACATCATGGTGTGGAATGCAGTCATTTTTGG CCCTGAAGGAACTCCTTTTGAGGACG GTACTTTTAAACTCATTGTAGAGTTCACAGAAGAATACCCCAACAAACCCCCCACAGTACGATTTGTGTCAAAGATGTTTCATCCAAATG TCTATGCAGATGGCAGTATATGTTTGGACATCCTACAGAATCGTTGGAGTCCCACTTATGATGTGTCATCTATTCTTACATCCATCCAG tcCTTGCTTGATGAACCAAATCCCAACAGTCCAGCCAACAGTCAGGCGGCTCAGCTCTACCAGGAGAACAAGCGGGAGTACGAGAAGCGTGTGTCTGCCATTGTAGAACAAAGCTGGAGAGATAGTTGA
- the naxd gene encoding ATP-dependent (S)-NAD(P)H-hydrate dehydratase isoform X4 — protein sequence MEDELLSLVKSTVPPLTSKKHKGQDGRIGIIGGCQDYTGAPYFAAISALKAGADLSHVFCTKDAATVIKSYSPELIVHPVLDSPNAVEEIEKWLPRLHGLVVGPGLGREDFLLKTAKDVIEKSKARDIPIVIDADGLWLVTQQPSVIQGYQKGILTPNFMEFTRLYEALHHEQMDNSDHQRSVMQLSVAMGNLTVVLKGEQDLITDGSKVVSCSIEGSGRRCGGQGDLLSGSLGVLAHWAHAASAAGLIRSMNPSMVAGYGACALTRQCNNQAFQQHGRSTTTSDMIQEIGSAFKKLFES from the exons ATGGAAGATGAACTCCTCTCACTGGTAAAGAGCACAGTCCCTCCACTGACATCTAAAAAGCATAAGGGACAAGATGGACGCATCGGGATCATTGGAGGATGCCAAGA CTATACTGGAGCTCCATACTTTGCTGCCATCTCTGCACTGAAAGCG GGGGCTGATTTGTCTCATGTCTTCTGCACCAAAGATGCTGCAACTGTAATCAAATCTTACAGCCCTGAGCTCATAGTTCATCCTGTTCT GGACAGTCCTAATGCAGTGGAAGAGATAGAAAAATGGCTCCCAAGACTGCACGGCCTTGTGGTGGGACCAGGTCTAGGGAGAGAAGACTTCTTATTAAAAACAGCCAAG GACGTGATAGAGAAGTCTAAAGCAAGAGATATTCCTATAGTCATTGATGCA GATGGATTATGGCTTGTTACACAGCAACCATCTGTTATCCAAGGGTACCAAAAGGGCATCCTTACACCTAACTTCATGGAGTTCACCCGACTGTATGAGGCACTG CATCACGAGCAAATGGACAACAGTGATCACCAACGCAGCGTCATGCAGCTCAGTGTAGCTATGGGCAACCTCACTGTGGTGCTAAAAGGAGAACAGGATCTTATTACAGATGGCAGTAAAG TGGTCTCGTGCAGTATTGAGGGCAGTGGGAGAAGATGTGGTGGACAGGGTGACCTTCTGTCTGGATCTTTGGGAGTGCTAGCACACTGGGCTCATGCTGCTTCAGCAGCTGGACTAATAAGAAG TATGAATCCATCAATGGTCGCAGGATACGGGGCCTGTGCTCTCACCAGACAGTGCAACAATCAAGCCTTCCAGCAGCACGGCAGGTCCACTACCACCTCAGACATGATCCAGGAGATTGGCTCAGCCTTCAAGAAGCTCTTTGAAAGCTGA
- the naxd gene encoding ATP-dependent (S)-NAD(P)H-hydrate dehydratase isoform X2, which produces MSDNNMPQQIQTLSVCFITVALSIVATLVCVNEKVFERYNSLGSTSHRGMEDELLSLVKSTVPPLTSKKHKGQDGRIGIIGGCQDYTGAPYFAAISALKAGADLSHVFCTKDAATVIKSYSPELIVHPVLDSPNAVEEIEKWLPRLHGLVVGPGLGREDFLLKTAKDVIEKSKARDIPIVIDADGLWLVTQQPSVIQGYQKGILTPNFMEFTRLYEALHHEQMDNSDHQRSVMQLSVAMGNLTVVLKGEQDLITDGSKVVSCSIEGSGRRCGGQGDLLSGSLGVLAHWAHAASAAGLIRSMNPSMVAGYGACALTRQCNNQAFQQHGRSTTTSDMIQEIGSAFKKLFES; this is translated from the exons TCTTTGAACGCTACAACAGCTTGGGGTCCACATCACACAGAGGCATGGAAGATGAACTCCTCTCACTGGTAAAGAGCACAGTCCCTCCACTGACATCTAAAAAGCATAAGGGACAAGATGGACGCATCGGGATCATTGGAGGATGCCAAGA CTATACTGGAGCTCCATACTTTGCTGCCATCTCTGCACTGAAAGCG GGGGCTGATTTGTCTCATGTCTTCTGCACCAAAGATGCTGCAACTGTAATCAAATCTTACAGCCCTGAGCTCATAGTTCATCCTGTTCT GGACAGTCCTAATGCAGTGGAAGAGATAGAAAAATGGCTCCCAAGACTGCACGGCCTTGTGGTGGGACCAGGTCTAGGGAGAGAAGACTTCTTATTAAAAACAGCCAAG GACGTGATAGAGAAGTCTAAAGCAAGAGATATTCCTATAGTCATTGATGCA GATGGATTATGGCTTGTTACACAGCAACCATCTGTTATCCAAGGGTACCAAAAGGGCATCCTTACACCTAACTTCATGGAGTTCACCCGACTGTATGAGGCACTG CATCACGAGCAAATGGACAACAGTGATCACCAACGCAGCGTCATGCAGCTCAGTGTAGCTATGGGCAACCTCACTGTGGTGCTAAAAGGAGAACAGGATCTTATTACAGATGGCAGTAAAG TGGTCTCGTGCAGTATTGAGGGCAGTGGGAGAAGATGTGGTGGACAGGGTGACCTTCTGTCTGGATCTTTGGGAGTGCTAGCACACTGGGCTCATGCTGCTTCAGCAGCTGGACTAATAAGAAG TATGAATCCATCAATGGTCGCAGGATACGGGGCCTGTGCTCTCACCAGACAGTGCAACAATCAAGCCTTCCAGCAGCACGGCAGGTCCACTACCACCTCAGACATGATCCAGGAGATTGGCTCAGCCTTCAAGAAGCTCTTTGAAAGCTGA
- the naxd gene encoding ATP-dependent (S)-NAD(P)H-hydrate dehydratase isoform X3, which produces MIRITCTQLTALKRGPSLVFERYNSLGSTSHRGMEDELLSLVKSTVPPLTSKKHKGQDGRIGIIGGCQDYTGAPYFAAISALKAGADLSHVFCTKDAATVIKSYSPELIVHPVLDSPNAVEEIEKWLPRLHGLVVGPGLGREDFLLKTAKDVIEKSKARDIPIVIDADGLWLVTQQPSVIQGYQKGILTPNFMEFTRLYEALHHEQMDNSDHQRSVMQLSVAMGNLTVVLKGEQDLITDGSKVVSCSIEGSGRRCGGQGDLLSGSLGVLAHWAHAASAAGLIRSMNPSMVAGYGACALTRQCNNQAFQQHGRSTTTSDMIQEIGSAFKKLFES; this is translated from the exons TCTTTGAACGCTACAACAGCTTGGGGTCCACATCACACAGAGGCATGGAAGATGAACTCCTCTCACTGGTAAAGAGCACAGTCCCTCCACTGACATCTAAAAAGCATAAGGGACAAGATGGACGCATCGGGATCATTGGAGGATGCCAAGA CTATACTGGAGCTCCATACTTTGCTGCCATCTCTGCACTGAAAGCG GGGGCTGATTTGTCTCATGTCTTCTGCACCAAAGATGCTGCAACTGTAATCAAATCTTACAGCCCTGAGCTCATAGTTCATCCTGTTCT GGACAGTCCTAATGCAGTGGAAGAGATAGAAAAATGGCTCCCAAGACTGCACGGCCTTGTGGTGGGACCAGGTCTAGGGAGAGAAGACTTCTTATTAAAAACAGCCAAG GACGTGATAGAGAAGTCTAAAGCAAGAGATATTCCTATAGTCATTGATGCA GATGGATTATGGCTTGTTACACAGCAACCATCTGTTATCCAAGGGTACCAAAAGGGCATCCTTACACCTAACTTCATGGAGTTCACCCGACTGTATGAGGCACTG CATCACGAGCAAATGGACAACAGTGATCACCAACGCAGCGTCATGCAGCTCAGTGTAGCTATGGGCAACCTCACTGTGGTGCTAAAAGGAGAACAGGATCTTATTACAGATGGCAGTAAAG TGGTCTCGTGCAGTATTGAGGGCAGTGGGAGAAGATGTGGTGGACAGGGTGACCTTCTGTCTGGATCTTTGGGAGTGCTAGCACACTGGGCTCATGCTGCTTCAGCAGCTGGACTAATAAGAAG TATGAATCCATCAATGGTCGCAGGATACGGGGCCTGTGCTCTCACCAGACAGTGCAACAATCAAGCCTTCCAGCAGCACGGCAGGTCCACTACCACCTCAGACATGATCCAGGAGATTGGCTCAGCCTTCAAGAAGCTCTTTGAAAGCTGA